In Endomicrobiales bacterium, the following are encoded in one genomic region:
- the wecB gene encoding UDP-N-acetylglucosamine 2-epimerase (non-hydrolyzing), with product MGERKKKILIVFGTRPEAIKMAPVLKAFRTKSYFDVKVCVSAQHRTMLDEVLELFKITPDYDLNIMQSDQNLYHITANTLLKMEAVLEREKPDMVFVHGDTTTTFAATLAAFYKKIPVAHVEAGLRTCNKFEPFPEEANRVLTDALSTICFAPTAQAKAALLKEGIENKKIFVTGNTVIDALNETLKRNLDFKNSELKKICHGSGKIMLLTAHRRENFGKPMENIFQAIKKIALKHPEIKIIYPVHLNPNVQTPAKKILGNVKNIYLLPPLTYGDLTKLMQRSYLVITDSGGIQEEAPALAKPVLVLRNITERPEAVAAGTVKLVGSNKEKVFLEIEKLLNNTKAYSDMAKTTNPYGDGMASKRILYTVENYFGVNKNSHKGFQWKA from the coding sequence ATGGGTGAACGCAAAAAGAAAATTCTAATAGTTTTTGGCACAAGGCCAGAGGCAATAAAAATGGCCCCGGTGCTAAAAGCTTTCCGCACAAAATCATATTTTGATGTTAAGGTCTGTGTTAGCGCCCAGCACCGCACTATGTTAGACGAAGTTTTAGAGCTTTTCAAAATCACTCCGGATTATGATTTAAACATAATGCAATCAGACCAAAACCTGTATCATATAACGGCAAACACTCTTCTTAAAATGGAAGCCGTGCTTGAAAGAGAAAAACCTGATATGGTTTTTGTTCATGGCGACACTACAACAACTTTCGCGGCAACGCTTGCTGCCTTTTACAAAAAAATTCCGGTTGCCCATGTTGAAGCGGGGCTTAGAACTTGCAATAAGTTTGAACCGTTCCCGGAAGAGGCAAATCGTGTTTTAACAGATGCGTTAAGCACTATTTGCTTTGCGCCTACTGCTCAGGCAAAGGCAGCACTGTTAAAAGAAGGTATTGAAAACAAAAAAATTTTTGTTACAGGAAATACGGTGATAGATGCTCTTAATGAAACGCTCAAACGCAACCTTGATTTTAAAAATAGCGAACTTAAAAAAATATGTCATGGCAGTGGTAAAATAATGCTTTTAACGGCCCACCGCAGGGAAAACTTTGGAAAGCCGATGGAAAACATTTTTCAGGCAATTAAAAAAATAGCACTAAAGCACCCTGAAATAAAAATTATATACCCTGTTCACTTAAACCCGAATGTGCAGACACCTGCAAAAAAAATATTAGGCAATGTCAAAAATATTTATCTTTTGCCGCCATTAACATACGGTGACCTTACAAAACTTATGCAAAGGTCATACTTAGTAATAACCGACTCAGGCGGCATACAAGAAGAAGCGCCGGCACTAGCAAAGCCTGTTCTTGTATTAAGAAACATTACCGAACGGCCAGAAGCGGTTGCCGCAGGCACTGTAAAACTTGTTGGTTCAAATAAAGAAAAAGTTTTTTTGGAAATTGAAAAATTGTTAAATAACACAAAGGCATACTCTGATATGGCAAAGACAACAAATCCATATGGTGACGGTATGGCATCAAAACGCATACTTTACACCGTGGAAAATTATTTTGGCGTAAATAAAAACAGCCACAAGGGATTTCAATGGAAAGCATAA
- a CDS encoding class I SAM-dependent rRNA methyltransferase, with translation MESINARVTLKPKEHFRLLGGHQWVFSNEIQKIEGSPQKGAIVAAYSSDNIFLGLGFYNPSSLIAFRLISKKNELINDAFWHTKISNAIAYRKEMLGNIKYCRLVFGESDFLPGLVVDSFSDYLSVQFIGAGMDKIKDEITKILVDLLAPKGIVERNDSSLRKMEGLEQGIGIIYGTVPDSVEIIENKIKYSASILSGQKTGFYYDQRENRQVAASYCKGKRVLDCFCHSGAFALNALGAGATYAVAVDSSKDALELCSQNAVLNNMQENFATEKADALEMLMETAKSHSKPDVIMIDPPALIKSKKDFGPGYRHYVKLNAAAMKAISQGGILVTSSCSHNLPGSEFYKMLSEAASRAGKNAVLLHMGTQAKDHPILLNMPETHYLKFAVLKIY, from the coding sequence ATGGAAAGCATAAACGCACGCGTAACATTAAAGCCAAAAGAGCATTTTAGGTTGCTTGGCGGACATCAGTGGGTATTTTCAAATGAAATACAAAAAATAGAAGGCTCGCCGCAAAAGGGTGCGATAGTTGCCGCTTATTCTTCTGACAACATATTTCTTGGGCTTGGTTTTTATAACCCCAGTTCGCTTATTGCTTTTCGTCTTATAAGTAAAAAAAATGAGCTTATTAATGACGCTTTTTGGCATACTAAAATAAGCAATGCAATTGCTTACAGAAAAGAAATGCTTGGCAACATTAAGTACTGCCGTCTTGTTTTTGGAGAGTCCGATTTTTTGCCCGGCCTTGTGGTAGATAGCTTTAGCGATTACTTATCGGTTCAGTTTATTGGGGCCGGTATGGATAAAATTAAAGATGAAATAACGAAAATTCTTGTAGATTTGCTTGCCCCAAAAGGCATAGTTGAACGAAACGATTCTTCTTTGCGCAAAATGGAAGGTCTTGAACAGGGGATTGGCATTATTTATGGAACTGTGCCCGATAGTGTTGAAATAATTGAGAACAAAATAAAGTACTCTGCCAGTATTTTATCTGGCCAAAAGACAGGTTTCTATTACGACCAAAGAGAAAACAGGCAAGTTGCGGCCTCTTACTGCAAAGGCAAAAGAGTGCTTGACTGTTTTTGTCATAGCGGGGCATTTGCGCTAAATGCTCTTGGCGCCGGAGCCACCTACGCTGTAGCGGTTGACTCGTCAAAAGACGCGCTTGAGCTTTGCTCGCAAAATGCAGTTTTAAATAATATGCAAGAAAATTTTGCCACAGAAAAAGCCGATGCTCTTGAAATGCTAATGGAAACAGCTAAGTCGCACTCAAAGCCCGATGTTATAATGATAGACCCTCCAGCGTTAATAAAAAGTAAAAAAGATTTTGGTCCGGGGTACAGGCACTATGTAAAGTTAAATGCCGCGGCAATGAAGGCTATAAGTCAAGGCGGCATACTTGTAACTTCCTCATGCTCACACAATTTGCCGGGTAGTGAATTTTATAAAATGCTTTCAGAGGCCGCATCCAGGGCAGGAAAAAACGCGGTGCTTTTGCATATGGGCACTCAGGCGAAAGACCACCCAATACTTTTAAATATGCCGGAAACACATTACCTGAAATTTGCGGTATTAAAAATTTATTAA
- the queF gene encoding preQ(1) synthase: protein MKEKQKMPILNKVTPTLLQVMPYEFSGKKIEVKIETDEFTCLCPWTGLPDFAFLKVVYVPGKVVLELKSLKMYLQSYRMVGVVHESAVNSILKDLSSACKPLNMIVELVFKVRGGITTTVSAQYKK from the coding sequence ATGAAAGAAAAACAGAAAATGCCAATTTTAAATAAAGTAACACCAACTCTTTTGCAGGTTATGCCTTATGAATTTAGCGGTAAAAAAATTGAAGTAAAAATTGAAACCGATGAATTTACCTGCCTTTGCCCTTGGACTGGGTTACCAGATTTTGCTTTTCTAAAAGTTGTTTATGTGCCAGGCAAAGTTGTACTTGAACTAAAATCCCTTAAAATGTATTTGCAGTCATATAGAATGGTTGGTGTTGTGCATGAAAGCGCGGTAAACAGCATACTAAAAGATTTATCATCAGCGTGTAAACCATTAAATATGATTGTTGAGCTTGTTTTTAAGGTTCGCGGCGGCATAACAACAACCGTGTCGGCACAATATAAAAAATAA
- the murC gene encoding UDP-N-acetylmuramate--L-alanine ligase, whose protein sequence is MFKRIQHIHFVGIGGSGMSGIAEVLLSLGYKVSGSDLKQSEASDHLVQLGAKVFIGHDCKNILGADVVVTSTAVHHTNPEVIEAEKNIIPVIPRVEMLAELARLKYTVTIAGTHGKTTTTSMAALVLAKGGLDPTMVIGGRLKNINSGAKLGKGEFLVAEADESDGSFLKLSPAVTVVTNIDNDHLDYYGTLDNIKHAFVEHINSVPFYGTSIICTDDENIKSIIPQIKRRFQTYGFLGNPDFTAYEFSRSEAMFTFKVAHKGKELGRASLRVPGKHNVLNALAAIAVGLELGIGFTQIASALSEYSGVGRRMELKGEKRDILVIDDYGHHPTELKATLAAVREGWPQRRIVALFQPHRYSRTAHIYKDFGTVFTVADIVKILPIYSAGEKPIPGVSSQLIIDAINSSGKQAQSYEGIEPLKAELKSGDVVITFGAGDIYKTGEEILRSL, encoded by the coding sequence ATGTTTAAAAGAATTCAGCATATACACTTTGTTGGCATTGGCGGTTCTGGAATGTCTGGCATTGCAGAGGTGCTTTTAAGTTTGGGTTATAAGGTAAGCGGTTCAGACCTTAAACAAAGCGAGGCATCAGACCATTTAGTGCAATTAGGCGCAAAAGTGTTTATAGGCCACGATTGCAAAAACATACTTGGCGCGGATGTTGTGGTAACATCTACAGCGGTGCATCACACAAACCCTGAGGTAATAGAGGCAGAAAAAAATATAATTCCAGTTATACCGCGTGTTGAAATGCTTGCCGAACTTGCGAGGTTAAAATACACTGTTACCATAGCCGGCACGCATGGGAAAACTACCACAACTTCTATGGCAGCACTCGTACTTGCAAAAGGCGGGCTTGACCCTACAATGGTTATTGGCGGCCGTCTAAAAAATATAAATAGCGGCGCAAAACTCGGCAAAGGTGAGTTCCTTGTTGCGGAAGCCGATGAGTCGGATGGTTCATTTTTAAAGCTGTCTCCTGCCGTAACTGTTGTAACAAATATAGATAACGACCACTTAGATTACTACGGCACATTAGATAACATAAAGCACGCGTTTGTTGAACACATTAACAGCGTGCCATTTTATGGAACTTCAATAATTTGCACAGATGATGAAAACATTAAAAGCATAATTCCTCAAATAAAAAGGCGCTTTCAAACATATGGTTTTTTGGGTAATCCCGATTTTACCGCTTATGAGTTTTCCCGTTCAGAGGCAATGTTTACCTTCAAGGTTGCGCACAAAGGCAAAGAGCTCGGCAGGGCATCGCTTAGAGTACCAGGCAAGCACAATGTGTTAAACGCTCTTGCGGCAATAGCCGTTGGTTTAGAGCTTGGAATTGGGTTTACGCAAATTGCTTCAGCGCTGAGTGAGTATTCGGGTGTTGGCAGGCGTATGGAACTAAAAGGTGAAAAAAGGGATATTTTAGTAATAGATGATTACGGGCACCACCCGACTGAATTGAAGGCAACGCTTGCCGCAGTACGCGAGGGATGGCCACAAAGAAGAATCGTAGCGCTTTTCCAGCCTCATAGATATTCGCGCACAGCGCATATATACAAAGATTTTGGCACGGTTTTTACCGTAGCCGATATTGTAAAAATTTTGCCGATATATTCTGCGGGTGAAAAGCCGATACCAGGCGTTTCAAGTCAGCTGATAATTGATGCAATTAACAGCTCAGGCAAGCAAGCCCAAAGTTATGAAGGTATTGAGCCGCTAAAAGCAGAGTTAAAAAGCGGCGATGTAGTTATAACTTTTGGCGCTGGTGATATTTACAAAACCGGAGAGGAAATACTGAGGTCGCTATGA
- the murB gene encoding UDP-N-acetylmuramate dehydrogenase: MSEMFGMIPPTNLGLLLNEPISKHTTFGVGGNTKYFVRVSNTNELLQIINYCIKEKIKYFVLGSGSNVLFNDAPFNGIVIKLGCEFNNVSVDGQTIVAGAGAQLSLVVRKAAENGLTGLEFASAIPGTVGGAVFGNAGTKDEWISEVLQSVSAVLKNGSQQTFQRSEMQFAYRTCAIENVACFTQAVFGLKTGVKNDIFQKIKDFALKKSLSQPLGTKNAGSIFKNPAGAFAGRLIEQAGLKGFCVGGARISYIHANFIENENNAKAADILALIKIVQDKVLKKFNIKLETEIKIVE; encoded by the coding sequence ATGAGCGAAATGTTTGGTATGATACCTCCTACCAACTTGGGCTTACTGTTGAATGAACCAATTTCAAAACACACAACTTTCGGTGTTGGCGGAAATACAAAATACTTTGTTCGTGTTTCAAATACAAATGAATTACTTCAAATTATTAATTATTGCATAAAAGAAAAAATAAAATATTTTGTGCTTGGCTCCGGTTCAAATGTTCTTTTCAATGATGCTCCTTTTAACGGAATAGTAATAAAACTTGGGTGCGAGTTTAATAATGTTTCTGTTGACGGGCAAACAATTGTAGCCGGCGCCGGCGCGCAATTGAGTTTGGTTGTACGCAAGGCCGCCGAAAATGGGCTTACTGGCCTTGAGTTTGCTTCGGCAATACCAGGTACTGTTGGCGGTGCGGTTTTTGGAAATGCCGGCACAAAAGATGAATGGATAAGCGAAGTTTTGCAAAGTGTAAGCGCAGTGCTTAAAAATGGCAGCCAACAAACATTTCAACGCTCTGAAATGCAATTTGCTTATAGAACTTGTGCAATAGAGAATGTCGCGTGCTTTACTCAGGCGGTTTTTGGTTTGAAAACAGGCGTAAAAAATGATATTTTTCAAAAAATAAAAGATTTTGCGCTTAAAAAATCGCTTAGCCAGCCGCTTGGAACAAAAAATGCCGGTTCAATTTTCAAAAATCCGGCAGGTGCATTTGCCGGCCGGCTAATAGAGCAGGCAGGGCTTAAAGGTTTTTGTGTTGGAGGGGCAAGAATATCGTATATACACGCCAATTTTATTGAAAATGAAAATAATGCCAAAGCCGCTGATATTTTAGCTCTTATAAAAATTGTACAAGATAAAGTTTTAAAAAAGTTTAATATAAAACTTGAAACTGAAATAAAAATAGTTGAATGA
- a CDS encoding D-alanine--D-alanine ligase translates to MINKIKKMKIAVLFGGTSSEREISILTGRAVISALKRLGAKVVGIDFDGSPFMIKKAKPDFVFIALHGTLGEDGCVQGMLNLMKIPYSGSGVEASALCMNKALTKVIFKSNNLPTPKWKEVCAEDKINNNTFTYPCFVKPASQGSAIGMSLVKNKKDLGSALKTAFKYDKKALVEDYIKGTEITVGVLGDNVLPAVEIVPKSEFYDFKSKYKKGCSNHIIPPRISNKARLLAQRYALKACKCSGCEVVARVDMIVPKNSIPQILEINTVPGMTETSLLPDAARAAGIGFDELVLKIIEYSLKK, encoded by the coding sequence ATGATAAATAAAATAAAAAAAATGAAAATAGCTGTACTCTTTGGGGGAACATCTTCCGAAAGAGAAATATCTATTTTAACAGGCCGCGCGGTAATTTCCGCGCTCAAGCGCCTTGGCGCAAAAGTTGTTGGAATTGACTTTGATGGTTCTCCTTTCATGATAAAAAAGGCAAAACCCGATTTTGTATTCATTGCCTTGCATGGTACATTAGGGGAAGATGGTTGTGTGCAGGGAATGCTAAATCTTATGAAAATTCCCTACTCCGGCAGCGGTGTGGAGGCAAGTGCGCTTTGCATGAATAAGGCGCTAACAAAGGTGATTTTTAAAAGTAATAACCTGCCTACCCCAAAATGGAAAGAAGTTTGCGCGGAAGATAAAATAAACAATAATACCTTTACTTACCCGTGCTTTGTTAAGCCGGCATCGCAAGGTTCTGCAATAGGCATGTCACTTGTAAAAAACAAAAAAGATCTGGGTTCTGCATTGAAAACAGCATTTAAATACGACAAAAAGGCCTTAGTTGAAGATTACATAAAGGGAACTGAAATTACAGTCGGTGTTTTGGGCGATAATGTTTTGCCGGCGGTAGAAATAGTGCCGAAAAGTGAGTTTTACGACTTTAAATCAAAATATAAAAAGGGTTGTTCAAACCATATTATTCCGCCGCGCATTAGTAATAAAGCTCGTTTGCTTGCACAGAGATATGCGTTAAAAGCATGCAAATGCAGCGGGTGCGAAGTAGTTGCAAGGGTTGATATGATAGTTCCAAAAAACTCCATACCTCAGATATTAGAAATAAATACAGTGCCTGGTATGACTGAAACATCGCTATTGCCCGATGCCGCGCGAGCCGCTGGCATTGGTTTTGATGAATTGGTTTTAAAAATAATTGAATACTCATTAAAAAAATGA
- a CDS encoding FtsQ-type POTRA domain-containing protein, with amino-acid sequence MKRKAIKVSRRKKFTFKTTVTTRPKVRNRRIKQFRVIFVFMLILIVCSFLLFRGGKIISNCVVNAEQFKLRYVEVVSSKNITRSEVLSFLPFREGNSMFKLWIRETKQKILQEKPEIESVKIHRGWRKVIVTWKERTPIGWVLKDGSKIGVDYTNKEFPLRGQWAQIELPQLDAKSISERAEVLEFMKALSHFNKEFFAQGVEFSMLGNKSICFNLKDGTKIYWGTPDSFEIPDKLHKLNKVFADAKSKYKGIEYVDLRFFDQGRILLKPKAVAAVVDSSAISQKRSKKTLKAR; translated from the coding sequence ATGAAAAGAAAAGCAATAAAAGTTAGCAGAAGAAAAAAGTTTACTTTTAAAACTACGGTTACCACAAGGCCAAAGGTTAGAAATAGAAGAATAAAGCAATTTAGGGTAATATTTGTTTTTATGCTTATCCTGATAGTTTGCTCATTTCTTTTATTTAGGGGTGGTAAAATTATTTCAAATTGTGTTGTTAACGCAGAACAGTTTAAACTGCGTTACGTTGAAGTTGTATCAAGTAAAAATATAACCCGTAGCGAAGTGCTTTCGTTTTTGCCTTTTAGAGAAGGCAACAGTATGTTTAAGCTTTGGATTAGGGAAACAAAACAAAAAATATTACAAGAAAAGCCGGAAATTGAAAGTGTAAAAATTCATCGCGGATGGCGAAAAGTTATAGTTACCTGGAAAGAAAGAACTCCTATTGGTTGGGTATTAAAAGACGGCAGTAAAATTGGTGTAGATTATACTAACAAAGAATTTCCTTTAAGGGGCCAATGGGCTCAAATTGAGCTACCGCAGTTAGATGCAAAAAGCATTTCTGAACGAGCAGAGGTACTTGAGTTTATGAAAGCGCTTTCACACTTTAATAAGGAGTTTTTTGCGCAAGGCGTAGAGTTTAGTATGCTTGGCAATAAATCAATATGCTTTAATTTAAAAGATGGAACAAAAATATATTGGGGTACACCTGATAGTTTTGAAATTCCCGACAAATTACATAAACTAAACAAGGTTTTTGCCGATGCCAAAAGTAAATACAAAGGCATAGAGTATGTGGATTTGCGATTTTTTGATCAAGGCAGAATACTTTTAAAACCAAAAGCAGTTGCGGCAGTAGTTGACTCAAGCGCAATCAGCCAAAAAAGATCTAAAAAAACTTTAAAAGCGAGGTAG
- the ftsA gene encoding cell division protein FtsA, producing MSKSQAIAGLDLGSGKITCVLAVPSEKNGEFEILNGAVIACKGLRGGVILNLQDTSAAIRQVIDKLEEESGEEVRGVFLALRGDHIISLNSQFEKRIQRSDKEINKEDVEEVIENAKPIRLDNDQEIIHTIPQEFSLDSQQGVPNPVGMEGNILGVNVHIVKASSTLLGNISKAVANAGFQIDEPVYGLLAAGDIVLTQEEKEIGCLLIDFSGSSTGVAVYKDGKIRYSKEFHLFGSDHITQDIAHALKTSFATAQKIKENYGLAMTELISEDSVFDYTRVDGHNVLKATKKQLVEIIQTRVDQMLYAIEEDLKASSDPTMFEAGGVIITGGGSKLEGLVRATEKTFGTYARKGRAIDINGPESIVDDAVFVTVLGLFKTDLTPRCPSKRRSYIGSGGSLFVKIRRWIEDTF from the coding sequence ATGTCAAAAAGCCAAGCAATAGCCGGCTTAGATCTGGGTAGTGGAAAAATCACCTGCGTTCTCGCAGTTCCTTCAGAAAAAAACGGTGAGTTTGAAATTTTAAACGGAGCTGTTATTGCATGCAAAGGTTTGCGCGGCGGGGTTATTTTAAACTTGCAAGATACCTCGGCAGCAATAAGGCAGGTAATTGATAAGTTAGAAGAGGAATCAGGAGAAGAAGTGCGCGGTGTATTTCTGGCATTGCGCGGCGACCATATAATTTCTCTCAACTCTCAGTTTGAAAAAAGAATTCAACGCAGCGATAAAGAAATAAACAAAGAAGATGTTGAGGAAGTAATTGAAAACGCAAAACCTATACGGCTTGATAACGATCAAGAAATAATACACACAATTCCGCAAGAGTTTTCTTTGGACTCTCAACAAGGCGTGCCAAACCCCGTAGGTATGGAAGGCAACATTTTGGGTGTAAATGTGCACATTGTTAAGGCCTCTAGCACATTATTAGGTAATATAAGTAAAGCGGTTGCAAATGCAGGTTTTCAAATAGATGAGCCGGTTTATGGGTTGCTTGCGGCAGGCGACATTGTTCTTACTCAAGAAGAAAAAGAAATTGGTTGTTTGTTAATTGATTTTAGTGGTTCAAGCACAGGTGTTGCGGTTTATAAAGACGGAAAGATTCGCTACAGCAAAGAGTTTCACCTTTTTGGTTCAGACCACATAACACAAGATATAGCGCATGCTTTAAAAACATCTTTTGCCACCGCGCAGAAAATAAAAGAAAATTATGGGCTTGCCATGACTGAGCTGATAAGTGAAGACAGCGTATTTGACTATACAAGGGTAGACGGGCACAATGTGCTTAAAGCAACAAAGAAACAGCTTGTAGAAATAATTCAAACTCGCGTAGACCAGATGTTGTATGCGATAGAGGAAGACCTTAAAGCGTCGTCAGACCCTACAATGTTTGAGGCAGGCGGTGTAATAATTACTGGTGGCGGTTCAAAGCTTGAAGGCCTTGTTCGCGCAACAGAAAAAACATTTGGTACTTATGCAAGAAAAGGCCGCGCAATTGATATTAACGGGCCTGAGTCAATAGTTGACGATGCGGTTTTTGTTACCGTCCTTGGACTTTTTAAAACAGATTTAACACCGCGTTGTCCTTCAAAAAGACGCTCGTATATTGGTAGTGGCGGCTCACTTTTTGTTAAAATTCGTCGCTGGATTGAAGACACATTTTAA